The Humulus lupulus chromosome 3, drHumLupu1.1, whole genome shotgun sequence genome window below encodes:
- the LOC133823718 gene encoding methionine aminopeptidase 2B-like, with the protein MAEEKLDPNVPSEQNGTLEPESTSDEPAEQAPTLQNNEEDEKEATKKKKKKNKNKKKKAPSEQSNAPSLLGQTDPPSIPVIDLFPSGEFPEGEIQNYKDDNLWRTTSEEKRELERLEKPMYNSVRRAAEVHRQVRKHIRSILKPGMLMTDICETLENTVRKLISENGLEAGIAFPTGCSLNWIAAHWTPNAGDKTVLQYDDVMKLDFGTHVDGLIVDCAFTFAFNPMFDPLLEASREATNTGIKEAGIDVRLCDIGAAIQEVMESYEVEINGKVHQVKSIRNLNGHSIGPYQIHAGKSVPIVKGGEQTKMEEGEFFAIETFGSTGKGYVREDLECSHYMKNFDVGHIPLRLPRAKQLLATINKNFSTLAFCKRYLDRLGETKYLMALKNLCDAGIVQPYPPLCDVKGSYVSQFEHTILLRPTCKEVISRGDDY; encoded by the exons ATGGCAGAGGAAAAGTTGGACCCAAATGTCCCATCCGAACAAAATGGGACTTTAGAGCCAGAAAGTACCAGTGATGAGCCTGCTGAACAGGCTCCAACACTCCAAAAcaatgaagaagatgaaaaag AAGCtacaaagaagaaaaagaagaaaaataaaaacaa GAAAAAGAAAGCTCCATCAGAGCAGAGTAATGCACCATCTCTGCTTGGACAGACTGATCCACCATCTATTCCTGTAATTGACCTTTTTCCGTCGGGAGAGTTTCCTGAGGGGGAGATCCAAAACTATAAGGACGA TAACTTATGGAGGACTACCTCTGAAGAGAAGAGGGAGTTGGAGCGCCTTGAAAAACCAATGTATAATTCAGTTCGCCGAGCAGCTGAAGTTCATCGTCAG GTTAGGAAACACATTAGAAGCATTTTGAAGCCTGGAATGTTAATGACTGATATATGTGAGACATTGGAAAACACAGTCCGCAAGTTAATATCTGAAAATGGTTTGGAAGCAGGCATTGCTTTTCCAACAGGATGCTCTTTGAATTG GATTGCTGCTCACTGGACTCCAAATGCAGGAGATAAAACTGTGCTTCAGTATGATGATGTGATGAAATTGGATTTTGGAACTCATGTTGATG GATTAATTGTTGACTGTGCTTTTACTTTTGCGTTCAACCCAATGTTTGATCCATTGCTTGAAGCCTCACGTGAAGCAACCAATACTGGTATCAAG GAGGCTGGAATCGATGTTCGTCTTTGTGATATCGGTGCTGCAATCCAAGAGGTTATGGAGTCTTATGAGGTTGAAATTAATGGAAAGGTGCATCAAG TTAAAAGTATTCGAAACTTGAATGGACATAGCATTGGACCCTACCAAATACACGCAGGAAAATCTGTTCCTATTGTGAAAGGTGGAGAGCAGACAAAAATGGAAGAGGGTGAATTTTTTGCAATTGAAACTTTTGGGTCAACAG GGAAGGGATATGTCAGAGAAGATCTAGAATGTAGCCATTACATGAAAAATTTTGATGTTGGTCACATTCCCCTGAGGTTGCCTAGGGCAAAGCAGTTACTTGCCACAATTAACAAGAACTTTTCCACTTTGGCTTTCTGCAAACGATATCTGGACCGTCTAGGAGAAACCAAATATCTTATGGCATTAAAGAATTTGTGTGATGCCGGTATAGTCCAG CCTTATCCTCCTCTATGTGATGTTAAAGGCAGCTATGTATCTCAGTTTGAACATACAATCTTACTCCGGCCAACTTGCAAAGAGGTCATTTCCAGAGGTGATGACTACTGA
- the LOC133825586 gene encoding uncharacterized protein LOC133825586, with amino-acid sequence MLVSQKRQKSYADPKRRNVEFQVGDHVFLRVSPLRGVRRFGVKGKLSPRFVGPFEILERVGQVAYRLALPPSLSGVHNVFHVSMLRKYVSDTTHVLRYEDLELQTDLSYEERPVQILDRKDKVLRNKTIPLVKVLWRNNKVEEATWELETAMRDQYPELFK; translated from the coding sequence atgcttgtcTCGCAGAagagacagaaaagctacgctgatcctaagcgtaggaacgtggagttccaggttggggaccacgtgtttctgcgagtttcaccgttgaggggtgtgaggaggtttggagtgaagggcaagctgagccctcggtttgttggaccctttgagattttagagagggttgggcaggtggcttatagactggccttgccaccgtctctatcaggagttcataacgtgttccatgtctctatgttgcggaagtatgtttctgatacaacacatgtgttaaggtatgaggacttagagctgCAGAcggacttgtcctatgaggagagaccagttcagattttagaccggaaggacaaagttctgcggaataagacgattccgttagtgaaagtgttatggaggaataacaaggtcgaagaagcgacctgggagttagagacggcgatgcgggatcagtatcccgagttattcaagtaa